The following coding sequences lie in one Primulina huaijiensis isolate GDHJ02 chromosome 2, ASM1229523v2, whole genome shotgun sequence genomic window:
- the LOC140967177 gene encoding small ribosomal subunit protein uS19-like, translated as MADVETEVAAGQPKKRTFKKFSFRGVDLDSLLDMSTDELVKLFNARARRRFQRGLKRKPMALIKKLRKAKREAPPGEKPALVRTHLRNMIIVPEMIGSVLGVYNGKTFNPVEIKPEMIGHYLAEFSISYKPVKHGRPGIGATHSSRFIPLK; from the exons ATG GCGGACGTTGAAACGGAGGTGGCGGCGGGGCAGCCGAAGAAGAGAACATTCAAGAAGTTCAGCTTTAGGGGAGTCGATCTCGATTCTCTTCTCGACATGTCCACCGATGAACTTGTTAAGCTTTTCAATGCCCGTGCTCGTAGAAG GTTTCAGAGGGGTTTGAAGAGGAAGCCCATGGCTTTGATCAAGAAGCTACGTAAGGCT AAACGTGAGGCACCACCTGGTGAGAAGCCTGCATTGGTGAGAACCCACCTGCGAAACATGATTATAGTACCCGAGATGATCGGAAGTGTCCTTGGAGTATACAACGGCAAGACCTTCAATCCGGTTGAAATCAAACCTGAAATGATCGGCCACTATCTTGCAGAATTCTCGATTTCATACAAGCCAGTTAAGCACGGAAGACCTGGTATTGGTGCCACCCACTCGTCAAGGTTCATTCCtcttaaatag